From Streptomyces sp. HUAS MG91, the proteins below share one genomic window:
- a CDS encoding carbohydrate ABC transporter permease has translation MATASATNGPKRRWGATVAGVVILLVMLFPLYWMINTALQPESGLLDVSPVPHSLDLSGFSSAISEQGAHLLTSLAVALGAVVICLAVAAPAAYGLAQFRLPGTKSIVFGTLITQMVPGIVIANALYSAYVDLGLVNSYFGLMLADASLGIPFAIVLMRSFMVAIPKEVIEAAEVDGAGKLRTFVQVVLPMSRNSLITAGLFSFLYAWSDFMFALTLNTTDDVKPVTLGIYQYIGAHVGDWGSVMAASVLSAIPAAVLLVLAQKYIAAGITGGSVK, from the coding sequence ATGGCAACCGCCTCCGCGACCAACGGACCGAAGCGCCGCTGGGGCGCCACCGTCGCCGGCGTCGTCATCCTGCTCGTGATGCTGTTCCCGCTGTACTGGATGATCAACACGGCGCTCCAGCCCGAGTCGGGACTCCTCGACGTCTCGCCCGTGCCGCACTCGCTCGACCTGTCCGGCTTCTCCTCCGCCATCAGCGAGCAGGGCGCCCACCTGCTGACCTCGCTCGCCGTCGCGCTCGGCGCCGTCGTCATCTGTCTGGCGGTCGCCGCGCCGGCCGCGTACGGGCTCGCCCAGTTCCGGCTGCCGGGCACCAAGTCCATCGTCTTCGGCACGCTCATCACGCAGATGGTGCCGGGCATCGTCATCGCCAACGCCCTCTACAGCGCGTACGTCGATCTCGGCCTGGTCAACTCCTACTTCGGCCTGATGCTCGCCGACGCCTCGCTCGGCATCCCCTTCGCCATCGTCCTGATGCGCTCGTTCATGGTGGCCATCCCCAAGGAGGTCATCGAGGCGGCCGAGGTCGACGGCGCGGGCAAGCTGCGCACGTTCGTCCAGGTCGTGCTGCCGATGAGCCGCAACTCGCTGATCACGGCAGGCCTGTTCTCCTTCCTGTACGCGTGGAGCGACTTCATGTTCGCCCTCACGCTCAACACCACCGACGACGTCAAGCCCGTCACGCTCGGCATCTACCAGTACATCGGCGCCCACGTCGGCGACTGGGGCTCCGTCATGGCCGCGTCCGTCCTGTCGGCGATCCCGGCCGCCGTGCTGCTCGTCCTCGCCCAGAAGTACATTGCTGCCGGTATCACCGGCGGATCCGTCAAGTAA
- a CDS encoding GH1 family beta-glucosidase: MSDLPVFPEGFVFGAATASYQIEGAANEDGRGPSIWDVYSHTPGRTDGGDTGDVACDHYHRYPEDVALLRDLGVESYRFSIAWPRIQPTGQGPANQKGLDFYSRLVDELLEAGIEPAATLYHWDLPQALEDRGGWRVRETAERFAEYTAIVAGHLADRVPRWITLNEPWCSAFLGYSVGRHAPGAQEGTPALAAAHHLLVGHGLAVKELRAAGVREVGITLNPDFNVPATDSAADRGAALRADTQHNLVWTDPILAGRYPASDEDTWGELITRQDFRLDGDLDLIAQPLDFLGVNYYRPTLVADAPHREPDPAVRVATDNRYAERPWPDVRRNSMGWPVVPETFTQLLTGLKERYGDALPPIHITENGTAEHDEVAADGAVHDADRVTYLHDHLTALRTAMDAGVDVRGYYVWSLLDNFEWALGYAKRFGIVRVDYDTQERTPKDSYHWYRKLIAAHRG; encoded by the coding sequence ATGAGTGACTTGCCCGTTTTCCCCGAAGGCTTCGTGTTCGGCGCGGCCACCGCCTCCTACCAGATCGAGGGCGCGGCGAACGAGGACGGCCGCGGCCCGTCCATCTGGGACGTCTACAGCCACACGCCCGGCCGCACGGACGGCGGCGACACCGGCGACGTGGCCTGCGACCACTACCACCGCTACCCCGAGGACGTGGCGCTGCTGCGCGACCTCGGCGTCGAGTCCTACCGCTTCTCCATAGCCTGGCCGCGCATCCAGCCGACGGGACAGGGCCCGGCCAACCAGAAGGGCCTGGACTTCTACTCGCGGCTCGTCGACGAGCTGCTGGAAGCGGGCATCGAGCCCGCCGCCACCCTCTACCACTGGGACCTGCCGCAGGCACTGGAGGACCGTGGCGGCTGGCGGGTGCGCGAGACCGCCGAGCGGTTCGCCGAGTACACGGCGATCGTGGCCGGGCACCTCGCCGACCGCGTGCCGCGCTGGATCACCCTCAACGAGCCCTGGTGCAGCGCGTTCCTCGGCTACTCGGTGGGGCGGCACGCGCCCGGCGCCCAGGAGGGCACCCCCGCCCTCGCCGCGGCCCACCATCTCCTCGTCGGCCACGGACTCGCCGTCAAGGAGCTGCGCGCGGCCGGGGTGCGCGAGGTCGGCATCACCCTCAACCCGGACTTCAACGTCCCGGCCACCGACTCGGCCGCCGACCGCGGCGCCGCGCTGCGCGCCGACACCCAGCACAACCTGGTGTGGACCGACCCGATCCTCGCGGGCCGCTACCCCGCATCGGACGAGGACACCTGGGGCGAGCTGATCACCCGCCAGGACTTCCGGCTCGACGGCGACCTCGACCTCATCGCGCAGCCGCTGGACTTCCTCGGCGTCAACTACTACCGGCCCACCCTGGTCGCCGACGCCCCGCACCGGGAGCCCGACCCGGCCGTCCGCGTCGCCACCGACAACCGGTACGCGGAGCGCCCCTGGCCCGACGTGCGGCGCAACTCCATGGGCTGGCCGGTCGTCCCCGAGACGTTCACCCAGCTGCTCACCGGCCTCAAGGAGCGCTACGGCGACGCGCTGCCGCCGATCCACATCACCGAGAACGGCACCGCGGAGCACGACGAGGTCGCCGCCGACGGCGCCGTCCACGACGCGGACCGGGTCACGTACCTCCACGACCACCTCACCGCCCTGCGCACCGCCATGGACGCGGGCGTCGACGTGCGCGGCTACTACGTCTGGTCGCTGCTCGACAACTTCGAGTGGGCGCTGGGCTATGCCAAGCGATTCGGCATCGTCCGCGTCGACTACGACACCCAGGAGCGCACCCCGAAGGACAGCTACCACTGGTACCGGAAGCTGATCGCCGCCCACCGGGGCTGA
- a CDS encoding sugar ABC transporter substrate-binding protein, whose translation MTAARRRAVIPLTVVSVLVASAALAGCGSQRDDDVYTVLNSSTDDSYHGWDAATLKRCSARLGITIEQQSVPASQVMTKSLRMASSKSLPDVIQFDASEMPTFAEAGGLVDLKSLGLSTQDIPKGIVDFGSYKGTYYGAARTVNTLALFYNKDVLKKAGLAVPTTWAEMQETAKKLTRGKQYGIALSAGGAEDGVFQFTPFMWSNGGDETDLDSKQVADALDYWKGLLKDGSLSKSTVNWTQADVNDQFMAGNAAMMINGPWQVETLNTKKSLHWGIAQIPVPRAGDDSVGPLGGAVLTVPRTDDTAREKTAAKIIGCMSSEKEQITYARNSWMVPANEKAAAVWRKEVPELDALADQVATARSRTAKVGAGWSSVSLALQSAFQSALTGQNSADALKKAQARATSGN comes from the coding sequence GTGACAGCAGCACGCCGGCGGGCCGTGATCCCGCTCACCGTTGTCTCCGTCCTCGTCGCCTCCGCGGCACTCGCGGGCTGCGGCAGCCAGCGCGACGACGACGTCTACACCGTCCTCAACTCCTCGACCGACGACTCCTACCACGGCTGGGACGCCGCCACCCTGAAGCGGTGCAGCGCCCGGCTGGGGATCACCATCGAGCAGCAGAGCGTCCCGGCCTCACAGGTCATGACGAAGTCGCTGCGGATGGCGTCGTCGAAGTCGCTCCCGGACGTCATCCAGTTCGACGCCTCCGAGATGCCGACGTTCGCCGAGGCGGGAGGCCTGGTCGACCTGAAGTCGCTCGGGCTGTCCACGCAGGACATCCCGAAGGGCATCGTCGACTTCGGCTCCTACAAGGGCACGTACTACGGCGCCGCGCGCACGGTGAACACCCTCGCCCTCTTCTACAACAAGGACGTCCTGAAGAAGGCCGGCCTCGCGGTCCCCACCACCTGGGCCGAGATGCAGGAGACCGCGAAGAAGCTCACCCGGGGCAAGCAGTACGGCATCGCCCTGAGCGCGGGCGGCGCCGAGGACGGCGTCTTCCAGTTCACCCCGTTCATGTGGTCCAACGGCGGCGACGAGACCGACCTCGACAGCAAGCAGGTCGCCGACGCCCTCGACTACTGGAAGGGCCTCCTCAAGGACGGCTCGCTGTCCAAGTCGACGGTCAACTGGACGCAGGCCGACGTCAACGACCAGTTCATGGCCGGCAACGCCGCGATGATGATCAACGGTCCCTGGCAGGTCGAGACGCTCAACACCAAGAAGTCCCTGCACTGGGGCATCGCGCAGATCCCGGTGCCCCGGGCCGGCGACGACTCCGTCGGTCCGCTCGGCGGCGCCGTCCTCACCGTCCCCAGGACGGACGACACGGCCCGCGAGAAGACCGCCGCGAAGATCATCGGGTGCATGTCCTCCGAGAAGGAGCAGATCACCTACGCGCGCAACAGCTGGATGGTGCCCGCGAACGAGAAGGCGGCCGCCGTCTGGCGCAAGGAAGTGCCCGAACTCGACGCGCTCGCCGACCAGGTGGCCACCGCCCGCTCGCGCACCGCGAAGGTCGGAGCAGGCTGGTCGTCCGTGTCGCTGGCCCTCCAGAGCGCCTTCCAGTCCGCGCTCACCGGCCAGAACAGCGCCGACGCGCTGAAGAAGGCGCAGGCGCGCGCCACGAGCGGGAACTGA
- a CDS encoding IclR family transcriptional regulator, whose translation MEASKPANSVAKALHVLHAVARADGPHRLGDIAERSGVPKATAHRVLATLVEEGYVAADGEGRYGCGVQLRALAAQVLADDAVGIDAVLRALQQRLGQAVHLAVLSGDHATYTHKVDPGHAYRIATDVGTPLPLHATAAGKALLAHLPPGEAADILDRTGLPTRTPRTHTDRAALVEELAAIRAAGYAVDYEEADESICSLAAPVLDADGTAVGAVSVSSLTFLVTEAQLPGFAPAVRQAAQDVSRRL comes from the coding sequence ATGGAAGCGAGCAAGCCCGCGAATTCCGTCGCCAAGGCGCTGCATGTGCTGCATGCGGTGGCCCGCGCCGACGGACCGCACCGGCTGGGCGACATCGCGGAGCGCTCCGGGGTCCCGAAGGCGACCGCCCACCGGGTGCTGGCGACGCTCGTCGAGGAGGGGTACGTGGCGGCCGACGGCGAGGGGCGCTACGGCTGCGGCGTCCAGCTCCGCGCCCTGGCCGCCCAGGTCCTCGCGGACGACGCCGTGGGCATCGACGCCGTGCTGCGCGCCCTCCAGCAGCGCCTCGGGCAGGCCGTCCACCTGGCGGTGCTCAGCGGTGACCACGCGACGTACACGCACAAGGTCGACCCGGGACACGCCTACCGGATCGCGACCGACGTCGGGACGCCGCTCCCGCTGCACGCCACGGCCGCGGGCAAGGCCCTGCTCGCCCATCTGCCGCCGGGCGAGGCGGCGGACATCCTCGACCGGACCGGCCTGCCCACGCGCACCCCGCGCACCCATACCGACCGCGCGGCGCTCGTCGAGGAGCTCGCCGCGATCCGCGCCGCCGGGTACGCGGTCGACTACGAGGAGGCGGACGAATCCATCTGCTCGCTCGCCGCGCCGGTGCTCGACGCCGACGGCACGGCGGTCGGCGCCGTCTCCGTCTCCTCGCTCACCTTCCTGGTCACCGAGGCCCAACTGCCCGGGTTCGCACCGGCCGTCCGGCAGGCGGCGCAGGACGTGTCACGGCGCCTGTGA
- a CDS encoding amidohydrolase/deacetylase family metallohydrolase, producing the protein MAGHGPSSVHPQRFDLVVAGGLLADPLQAAPVPGDLAVRDGRIAAVGAPGTLAGEETLDASGLLVAPGLIDLHTHVYAPGTYLGVAADEIGVRQGVTTVVDAGSCGSDHWDDFADNVVEPAATRVLSWLNISRHGLVHGPRELSHGPDDIDEAATEKLLRAHPERVRGLKIRMSSSVLGDSGLAPLRAAKRVAARVGRPVMVHVGNEPPHLGDVLDLLGEGDVVTHAFHGKPGGLFGSEPQARAAVARGVRLDVGHGSASLSFATAERALAAGFTPHTISTDLHHRNVEGPVHSLAETLTKLVALGLTPHEAIRCSTLHAAQVIGMEDELGTLRPGSAADLSLLRPTEGPVTLTDAEGATRTGTTRLTAVAAVRAGRAHPVVGAP; encoded by the coding sequence ATGGCTGGACACGGACCTTCCTCCGTGCACCCGCAACGATTCGATCTCGTCGTGGCGGGCGGCCTGCTGGCCGATCCCCTTCAGGCCGCTCCCGTACCGGGGGACCTGGCCGTGCGCGACGGACGGATCGCCGCCGTCGGCGCCCCCGGCACCCTCGCCGGAGAGGAGACCCTCGACGCCTCCGGGCTGCTCGTCGCCCCCGGCCTCATCGACCTCCACACGCACGTCTACGCCCCCGGCACCTACCTCGGCGTGGCCGCCGACGAGATCGGGGTGCGCCAGGGCGTCACCACCGTGGTGGACGCGGGCAGTTGCGGCAGCGACCACTGGGACGACTTCGCCGATAACGTTGTCGAACCGGCCGCCACCCGCGTCCTGAGCTGGCTCAACATCTCCCGGCACGGCCTGGTCCACGGGCCGCGGGAACTCAGCCACGGCCCCGACGACATCGACGAGGCGGCCACGGAGAAGCTGCTGCGCGCACACCCCGAGCGGGTGCGCGGCCTCAAGATCCGGATGAGCTCCTCGGTCCTCGGCGACTCCGGGCTCGCCCCGCTGCGCGCCGCCAAGCGCGTGGCCGCCCGGGTCGGCCGGCCCGTGATGGTGCACGTCGGCAACGAACCCCCGCACCTCGGCGACGTCCTCGACCTCCTCGGCGAGGGCGACGTCGTCACCCATGCCTTCCACGGCAAGCCCGGCGGCCTCTTCGGCAGCGAACCCCAGGCGCGTGCCGCCGTCGCCCGCGGCGTCCGCCTCGACGTCGGACACGGCAGCGCCAGCCTCAGCTTCGCCACCGCCGAACGCGCCCTCGCGGCGGGCTTCACCCCGCACACCATCAGCACCGACCTGCACCACCGCAACGTCGAGGGCCCCGTCCACTCCCTCGCGGAGACCCTCACCAAACTCGTCGCCCTCGGACTGACCCCGCACGAGGCGATCCGCTGCTCGACCCTGCACGCCGCCCAAGTGATCGGCATGGAGGACGAGCTGGGCACCCTGCGGCCCGGCTCCGCGGCGGACCTTTCGCTGCTGCGGCCGACCGAGGGACCCGTCACCCTGACCGACGCCGAGGGCGCCACCCGCACCGGCACCACCCGGCTCACCGCCGTGGCCGCCGTGCGCGCCGGGCGGGCGCACCCCGTCGTCGGCGCCCCCTGA
- a CDS encoding SFCGS family glycine-rich protein, whose protein sequence is MTVKIVIGHRLGKGQAVADGVRAAGGEPVLIPGPGADMKVGDVMDAEGAQLGISFCGSGGAGAVTAKAKYGHDIEFGMRSAQAGVAAVEQGRTVLGFGFLDSEELGFKVTEALLKKLAKEAS, encoded by the coding sequence ATGACAGTCAAGATCGTGATCGGACACCGGCTCGGCAAGGGCCAGGCGGTCGCCGACGGCGTACGCGCCGCGGGCGGCGAGCCCGTCCTCATCCCGGGCCCCGGCGCCGACATGAAGGTGGGCGACGTGATGGACGCCGAGGGAGCGCAGCTCGGCATCTCCTTCTGCGGCAGCGGCGGCGCCGGAGCCGTCACCGCCAAGGCCAAGTACGGCCACGACATCGAGTTCGGCATGCGCTCGGCGCAGGCCGGGGTGGCCGCCGTGGAACAGGGCCGCACCGTCCTCGGCTTCGGGTTCCTCGACAGCGAGGAACTCGGCTTCAAGGTCACCGAGGCGCTCCTGAAGAAGCTCGCCAAGGAGGCCTCGTGA
- a CDS encoding DUF4310 family protein, protein MTDTSTAAAGGIPAQNSGAPEARSGFLSRVPGEGSFWLAEWAFPVFVACLAAGIFTGTHLYYVYDTGVFNDVAVASMLKAGMQNGSYGAAAAFGAGFLFARIIEGPMVGILDIGGSLQTGVGIGIPAMLLGAGFTAPLQHFWLAVPVGALLGGLIGIAIVVIRRATVNSTGGTSTFGADVMMGAGNSAGRYLGPLVIISAATASLPVGLGSTIGALLFYKWQKPLTGGAIIGAMLAGLFFPIPGK, encoded by the coding sequence ATGACCGACACATCCACCGCCGCCGCGGGCGGCATACCCGCACAGAACTCCGGTGCGCCCGAGGCCAGGAGCGGCTTCCTCAGCAGGGTGCCGGGCGAGGGCAGCTTCTGGCTGGCCGAGTGGGCCTTCCCCGTCTTCGTGGCGTGCCTGGCCGCGGGCATCTTCACCGGCACCCACCTCTACTACGTCTACGACACCGGGGTGTTCAACGACGTCGCCGTCGCCTCCATGCTCAAGGCCGGTATGCAGAACGGCAGTTACGGCGCCGCCGCCGCGTTCGGCGCGGGCTTCCTGTTCGCCCGCATCATCGAGGGCCCCATGGTCGGCATCCTCGACATCGGCGGCTCCCTGCAGACCGGCGTGGGCATCGGCATCCCCGCCATGCTCCTCGGCGCCGGATTCACCGCCCCGCTCCAGCACTTCTGGCTCGCGGTCCCGGTCGGCGCGCTGCTCGGCGGCCTGATCGGCATCGCGATCGTCGTCATCCGGCGCGCCACCGTGAACTCCACGGGCGGCACCTCCACCTTCGGCGCCGACGTGATGATGGGCGCGGGCAACTCCGCGGGCCGCTATCTCGGACCGCTCGTCATCATCTCCGCCGCGACCGCGTCCCTGCCCGTGGGGCTCGGCTCCACCATCGGCGCCCTCCTCTTCTACAAGTGGCAGAAGCCGCTGACCGGCGGCGCCATCATCGGCGCGATGCTCGCCGGGCTCTTCTTCCCCATCCCCGGCAAGTGA
- a CDS encoding sugar ABC transporter permease, with the protein MSTTTASAAPATRPAPATPVKKRDTRRRRRLSQWGFIAPAVVFMLLFFGYPLVRNVVMSFQDFSPSTFFDGKSPFNGTDNWSKVFHDDLFGKALWHTIVFTIGSLIGQFGIGLALAVFFTKRFPLNGFLRSLILLPWLVPMVVSGIVWRRILDQDTGVLNSFLDTLGLGGHTPWLTSPGMALFSVIMVNIWIGIPFNMVILYGGLQEIPKELYEAASLDGASAWRTFRSITLPLLKPVITVVLVLGFMSTVKILDLILALTDGGPADSTQTLGTLTYQNSFVQLDFGAGAVVGNILILISAVFAVFYLRANRSEGK; encoded by the coding sequence ATGTCGACCACCACGGCCTCCGCCGCCCCCGCCACCCGGCCGGCCCCCGCCACCCCGGTGAAGAAGCGCGACACGCGGCGCCGCCGCAGACTCTCCCAGTGGGGCTTCATCGCCCCCGCCGTCGTCTTCATGCTGCTGTTCTTCGGCTACCCGCTCGTCCGCAACGTCGTGATGAGCTTCCAGGACTTCTCGCCGTCCACGTTCTTCGACGGCAAGTCGCCCTTCAACGGCACCGACAACTGGAGCAAGGTCTTCCACGACGACCTCTTCGGCAAGGCGCTCTGGCACACCATCGTCTTCACCATCGGCTCGCTGATCGGCCAGTTCGGCATCGGCCTCGCGCTCGCCGTCTTCTTCACGAAGCGGTTCCCCCTCAACGGGTTCCTGCGCTCGCTGATCCTGCTGCCCTGGCTCGTCCCCATGGTCGTCTCCGGCATCGTCTGGCGCCGCATCCTCGACCAGGACACGGGCGTCCTGAACTCCTTCCTCGACACCCTCGGCCTCGGCGGCCACACCCCGTGGCTGACCAGCCCCGGCATGGCCCTGTTCTCCGTGATCATGGTGAACATCTGGATCGGCATCCCGTTCAACATGGTGATCCTCTACGGCGGACTCCAGGAGATCCCCAAGGAGCTGTACGAGGCCGCGTCCCTGGACGGCGCCTCCGCCTGGCGCACCTTCCGCTCCATCACGCTGCCGCTGCTGAAGCCCGTCATCACGGTCGTCCTCGTGCTCGGCTTCATGTCGACGGTGAAGATCCTCGACCTGATCCTGGCCCTGACCGACGGCGGGCCCGCCGACTCCACGCAGACGCTCGGCACGCTCACGTACCAGAACTCCTTCGTCCAGCTCGACTTCGGCGCGGGCGCCGTCGTCGGCAACATCCTGATCCTGATCTCCGCCGTCTTCGCGGTGTTCTACCTGCGGGCCAACCGCTCCGAGGGGAAGTGA
- a CDS encoding DUF4312 family protein, translating into MKQSRHTLRLSGSGPTREKAFATAIGQVQSEVAKRTEGVDFRVEPLELDVVSAVEHRWTERFLGLLFPRTRRRFEITLRVEVQVASLDLDAVDFTVREERLSSLQHALHMR; encoded by the coding sequence GTGAAGCAGTCCCGGCACACCCTGCGGCTCAGCGGGTCGGGCCCCACCCGGGAGAAGGCGTTCGCCACCGCCATCGGCCAGGTGCAGTCCGAGGTCGCCAAGCGCACCGAAGGCGTCGACTTCCGCGTGGAGCCCCTGGAACTCGACGTGGTGTCCGCCGTGGAGCACCGCTGGACCGAGCGGTTCCTCGGCCTGCTCTTCCCCCGCACCCGCCGGCGCTTCGAGATCACGCTGCGCGTCGAGGTCCAGGTGGCCTCCCTCGACCTGGACGCCGTCGACTTCACGGTGCGCGAGGAGCGGCTCTCGTCGCTCCAGCACGCCCTGCACATGAGGTGA
- a CDS encoding DgaE family pyridoxal phosphate-dependent ammonia lyase — protein MPTLHHDLGVPPAINASGRMTALGGSVLGDGVIAAMGDAARHHVVMDDLLDAVGREIARATGTEAGCPTTGAASGVAIAVASLIAGTDVSRVEALPDPGGAPCEVILPRGHSVYFGAPIRQMIALGGGRPVEVGSANKVTADHLAGAIGPRTAALLYVQSHHAVQKGMVSLAETIEVGRRHDIPVIVDAAAEEDLKHWPATGADLVVYSGGKAVGGPASGMICGSAARIAACRAQYGGIARPMKVGKETLFGLVQALRDYGTAEPGGHRARMEKLAARLADLPGITTRVVGDEAGRAIHRTELTVDPAAAGRDAATLASELASTGVHLRDHLAVTGRLLIDPRPLRPDEEDHLVDRLTALVEGGAR, from the coding sequence GTGCCCACCCTCCACCACGACCTCGGGGTCCCGCCCGCCATCAACGCCAGCGGCCGGATGACCGCACTCGGCGGCAGCGTCCTCGGCGACGGCGTCATCGCCGCCATGGGCGACGCGGCCCGCCACCACGTCGTCATGGACGACCTGCTGGACGCCGTCGGCCGGGAGATCGCCCGCGCCACCGGCACCGAGGCCGGCTGCCCCACCACCGGAGCCGCCTCCGGCGTCGCCATCGCGGTCGCCTCCCTGATCGCGGGCACCGACGTGAGCCGCGTCGAGGCGCTGCCCGACCCCGGCGGCGCGCCGTGCGAGGTGATCCTGCCGCGCGGCCACTCCGTCTACTTCGGCGCCCCGATCCGCCAGATGATCGCCCTCGGCGGCGGCCGCCCCGTCGAGGTCGGCTCCGCGAACAAGGTCACCGCAGACCACCTGGCGGGCGCGATCGGCCCGCGCACGGCCGCCCTCCTCTACGTCCAGTCCCACCACGCCGTGCAGAAGGGCATGGTCTCCCTCGCGGAGACGATCGAGGTCGGCCGCCGCCACGACATCCCCGTCATCGTCGACGCGGCCGCCGAGGAGGACCTGAAGCACTGGCCCGCCACCGGCGCCGACCTCGTCGTCTACAGCGGCGGCAAGGCCGTGGGCGGACCCGCCTCCGGCATGATCTGCGGCAGCGCCGCACGCATCGCCGCCTGCCGCGCCCAGTACGGCGGCATCGCCCGCCCCATGAAGGTCGGCAAGGAGACCCTGTTCGGCCTCGTCCAGGCGCTGCGCGACTACGGCACGGCCGAGCCGGGCGGACACCGCGCGCGCATGGAGAAGCTGGCCGCGCGCCTCGCCGACCTGCCCGGCATTACCACCCGGGTCGTCGGCGACGAGGCCGGCCGCGCCATCCACCGCACCGAACTGACCGTGGACCCGGCGGCGGCAGGCCGGGACGCGGCCACGCTCGCCTCCGAACTCGCTTCTACGGGCGTCCACTTGAGGGACCACCTCGCGGTGACGGGCCGACTGCTGATCGACCCGCGCCCGCTGCGCCCCGACGAGGAGGACCACCTCGTGGACCGGCTGACCGCGCTGGTCGAGGGAGGAGCCCGATGA
- a CDS encoding DUF4311 domain-containing protein, whose amino-acid sequence MNETLTVLLESLVIGGLIGFGASAGVARMFHAPKVQGMGAFRTLGELNACQNDPVAHFSFGLGFLFNAWSSAVGTGALTSDVDHRIVPHWSAAVAMAKNRNLDATLHNPRRMALTGTVVGMLLVTLLNTTAASIPHSLQEVAAQVLGPASEWLINPVMPIIFWMAAVDAGRRTGAWGTVLGGLGHLVMGNAVPGIVLGIVIGKGVDDLGWTKVTKSLAGVVIALFVASTFLRGVDITLLEQMKVHIPHWLTQLHDTTGTKPQ is encoded by the coding sequence ATGAACGAAACCCTCACCGTCCTCCTGGAGTCGCTCGTCATCGGCGGCCTCATCGGCTTCGGCGCGAGCGCGGGCGTGGCCCGCATGTTCCACGCGCCGAAGGTCCAGGGCATGGGTGCCTTCCGCACCCTGGGCGAGCTGAACGCCTGTCAGAACGACCCCGTCGCCCACTTCTCCTTCGGCCTCGGCTTCCTCTTCAACGCCTGGTCGAGCGCGGTCGGAACCGGCGCGCTGACCTCGGACGTGGACCACCGCATCGTGCCGCACTGGTCGGCGGCCGTCGCCATGGCGAAGAACCGCAACCTCGACGCGACGCTGCACAACCCGCGCCGGATGGCGCTGACCGGCACCGTCGTCGGCATGCTCCTCGTCACCCTCCTCAACACGACGGCCGCCTCCATCCCGCACTCCCTCCAGGAGGTCGCCGCCCAGGTGCTGGGACCGGCGTCGGAGTGGCTGATCAACCCCGTCATGCCGATCATCTTCTGGATGGCGGCCGTGGACGCGGGCCGCCGCACCGGCGCCTGGGGCACGGTCCTCGGCGGACTCGGTCACCTGGTGATGGGCAACGCGGTCCCCGGCATCGTGCTCGGCATCGTCATCGGCAAGGGCGTCGACGACCTCGGCTGGACCAAGGTCACCAAGTCGCTGGCCGGCGTCGTCATCGCCCTGTTCGTGGCCAGCACCTTCCTGCGCGGCGTCGACATCACCCTGCTGGAGCAGATGAAGGTGCACATCCCGCACTGGCTCACGCAGCTCCACGACACCACCGGCACCAAGCCCCAGTGA